From a single Lytechinus pictus isolate F3 Inbred unplaced genomic scaffold, Lp3.0 scaffold_19, whole genome shotgun sequence genomic region:
- the LOC135157732 gene encoding pyroglutamyl-peptidase 1-like produces MVHVGVSSVASELTLEQQGHNKGYNKPDVTNKCPEAKDFNCIIGGPDCILSHINMALVSDEVNRKENCPVKAVVSYNAGRYLCGYCYYLSLHQSSDSSVFIHVPPLNQPYSGNDLAKGLRTALLCMLQQIEEKNTKS; encoded by the exons ATGGTTCATGTTGGAGTTTCTAGTGTTGCCTCAGAACTAACTTTGGAGCAACAAGGTCACAACAAAGGTTACAACAAACCAGATGTGACTAACAAGTGTCCAGAAGCAAAG GATTTTAACTGCATCATTGGTGGGCCAGACTGTATCTTGAGTCATATCAACATGGCGTTGGTGAGTGATGAAGTGAACAGGAAGGAGAACTGCCCTGTCAAGGCTGTTGTATCATACAACGCTGGAAG GTACCTGTGTGGTTATTGCTACTACTTATCTTTACACCAATCTTCAGACAGCTCTGTCTTTATACACGTACCCCCACTTAACCAGCCATACTCTGGTAATGACCTAGCCAAGGGTCTACGGACAGCCCTTCTCTGTATGCTGCAacagattgaagaaaaaaataccaagTCGTGA